CAACTCGTTAACCGCCAAATCAAATCACCCCAGGTGTTTTTGATCGATCAAGAGAGCACCAATCACGGCCTGATAGACACGCGCGAAGCCCTGCAAATGGCTCAAGACAACCAGCTCGACTTGGTTGTCGTCTCTCAGGGGAAAGATGCCCCAGTTGCCAAGATCATGGATTTCGGTAAGTTACTGTATCAGCAGAGCAAGCGCCAGAAGCAAAGTGCTCGCCCTTCCGTTAAAGAAGTTAAGTTTCGTCCCAATATTGGTGAGTCTGACTACCGGCTGCGGATTGACCGTGCCGTAGAGTGGCTAGGCAAGGGCGATTCAGTTAAGTTTTTAGTTCGGCTGCGAGGCCGGGAACACCAGCACCGCGATCGGGCTACCGAACTGCTAGAGCGGGTAGTGAATGATCTAAGTACTGCAGGCAAAGTGCAGTCCTTTGATCGGCGCTCGCTAACGCTACTTCTATCTCCTGCGTAAATACGGGTTGCTCAAGCTTTAGCACCTCGTAGAGCGGGCACTATCTGCCTATCTTGGTTTTGCCTGTAGTCACAATTCACTAGCCCCCAGAGGAGATTCCTCTGGGGGCTGGCTTTATGAGGCAATACTTCGGCTGAGCTAGCTCACAACGTTTTCTTTGGTGCACCCAACTTCTACATCTGAAATGAAGACGCAGTTCAGTGTGCCTACCCCTGCAGAAAAGTTGTGGAGGAACTGGTGCCCTTTTGGTTTGAGGAGAGGTTGGCGGTTTTTGAATCAAGCTGCCAGAAACATTTTGAGCGTTCTGCCGTCTTAAGTTCTACGCCAGAAAGTCTACAGCACTCGTCAAGAGGTTTTCTAGTACACCTGATGCGCCACATAACTCAACGCTTTTCCCCAGCTCTCCCCTGGTTTCTGCTAGCTGGAGCCTTTGTTTTCCTTGTGTATCAGATATCGCCCCTACGAGATCCCACCTTTCAGCCCAATAGTGCCAATGCCGGAACGCTGATACCGTGGCTTCAGTTTATTCACGAGCGCGACTGGGTTTTTGGAGCAGGCGTGCTGGCAGCCATCTTTGGGGCGAGGCTTACAGCTGCCGTGTATCATCGGCACCGCCCCGTGCGTCGACAGCGGGGGCTGCGGGGGCTGATGAGCCGCATTGATCTTTTCTCAGTAACCGTATGGCTCGTGCTTTCTGGAGCAATGTGGATGGTGTTTATGGCTTTATTGCTGAGTCAGTTGATCATTGATTAGGGCAAAGGGCAGAGGACAGGGGAGTCTAGGTAAGCTGCGTGACTTCTCAAACAGCCCCTGAAGGGTTGGGATTCAAACAACATTTTCAAACCTCATAAATTCCTCGCTCCCCATCCATTCACCCATCTACCCCGACTCCTACCGCGTTAGCGCCAGCGGCACTTGAGCATTAGTGACCCTACCGTAGTCGAGCTTGATCAGCTGATCAGCGAGGTAGAAGTAGCGATCGTCGTGGGTGATTACCACTACAGTCTTGCCCTGCTCTTTGAGCTTGACCAGAATTTCGGTGTAAAACAATTCCCTGAAAGCCGGTTCTTGGTCGGCTGCCCATTCGTCAAAGATGTAGATGGGCCGATCTTCTAAGTAGGCAGTCAAAAGGGCGAGGCGTTTGCGCTGACCCTGAGAGAGGCGGGTGGTAGAGAGCTGACCGTCTCGCACCTGCACTTTGTGATCCAGATGCAGCTGTTTCAGGTAGCGGCGCACGTCTTGGTCGAGGTTGACCTGATCTAAACCCAGGCAGCGATCAAAGAGGAAGAAGTCAGAGAAGATAGCTGAGATGTGCTGGCGGTACCACTCTCGGTTCTGATCATTGATCGGTGTGCCGCACAGAGAGATGGAGCCGGTTTGGGGCATATAGAGCCCGGTCATGAGCTTGGCTAGGGTAGATTTGCCGCTGCCGTTGCCGCCGATTAAGTAGGTAATCTGTCCGGGTTGAAACGAAAGGTTAATGGGGCCAAGGGTAAAGCCGTGTTCTTCGCCTTCTGGGTGGTAGTGGTAGGTCACCTGCTTTAGCTCCAGATGGCAGACGGGCTGAGTGCTGCGAGGATTGGCGGTGTCGATTTCCTGTTCGTGGGCCAGGGCCAGCCGCATGTGGTCGATCTTGCGGAGGGAGACTTGGCCGCGCAACAGGTCGGGCAGGCGGTGCAGCAGGTTTTGAAAGGGCATGGTCAGATAGGTGATGGTGAGGGCGTAGGTCGCAAGTAGGGGCAGGGGGGTGCTGATGAAGTGAGGAGCAATGAACAGCACGACGCCCAAGGTGACAAAGAGAGAGAGTTGGCCTAGACCATCGGAAAGGGCAAAGATTTTCATCGCATGGCTGTTTTTCTGGCGCAGTCCCCGAATGCTGGTTTCGAGGGTGTGGTTTAGAAAGTCGTCGCGCCGCCGCCGATTGAGCTTGAGTTCTTTGGTGCCCCGTGTAATGGCCTGGAAGTGCTTGAAGAGGTGATCTTCTTCGTCACGTGCGATCGCAAATAGCGCCTGCGCCTTCCGAATCGTCGCCTGAATGCTCCAGACCGCCACCAGCGAAATCAGCACCAGCAGAACAAACATTGGCCCCGACAGCCAGGCCAGGTAAGCCAAACAGCCGCCAATCGTCGCCAGGTCTACGCACAGGTTAGGAAACACCGTCACCGTCCGAGACAGTACCCGCACATCATCAGTCAGGGCTGCCAACAGTCGGTGATCCCCTAGCCGCTCTAGGTGGGGCAGCGGCGACAGCAAAATGTTGCGGCTCAGCGTCAGGCGAAGCTGATAAATTGCATCCTGGGACAGGCTAATCAAAATGAACTGGGAGAGTACGCCAATGCCCAGAGTCATTACCACTAGCACAAAGAAGGGCATCAGGGCTTGGGGTTGGGTGGGCTGACTCACCGCCTGGTTGACCAGGGAGATCAGCCTGGCATTGCAAAGACCGCTGATGAGGCCCAGGAGAACAGCGACCACAATGGTCTGCCAGGAGCGCTTTAACAGAAGCTGAATGTATTGCATGATGTTTGCCTTTTCTGGGGGGATTTGCTCAGGGAAGGAATAGATGAATGTGCCCTGCTAAGAAGGCGGAACCTCCGGAGGCTTTCCTACGCTCCGCATGGGAACGAAGGGTGAGGGAGAATGGGGTTTAGGCCAACTCAAAGAGCACGCCTTCGATGCCTACGCCGGGGGAGAAGGAAAATCCTAGCCCGCGCATTGAGGAGGTAGGGGCTGCTACCCCGCTCCCCTGGCTCAGTGCCTGCCGCCGCTCGCTAGCCATGCGCTCCAGCACAAAAAGAATCGAAGCGCTAAGCATATTGCCGTATTCCCGCAGGACTGCCCAACTCGGTGCAACCTGGCTATCGTCTAGCCCCAGAGCACTCTGTACCTTTTGAATAATGCGAGTACCGCCCGGATGCACAGCCCACAGGTCAATGCTCTCTTGAGTCAAACCCTGGCTCGCCAAGTAGCGCTCAATCACCGGGCCAACTCCGGTCTCAATGTACTCAGGCAACTTAGGGGACAGCTGGCAGGTAATGCCGGTATCATTAACGCCGA
The nucleotide sequence above comes from Pseudanabaena sp. FACHB-2040. Encoded proteins:
- the infC gene encoding translation initiation factor IF-3, which produces MGSKVLKRYQSKRRIQEERLIASKQEQLVNRQIKSPQVFLIDQESTNHGLIDTREALQMAQDNQLDLVVVSQGKDAPVAKIMDFGKLLYQQSKRQKQSARPSVKEVKFRPNIGESDYRLRIDRAVEWLGKGDSVKFLVRLRGREHQHRDRATELLERVVNDLSTAGKVQSFDRRSLTLLLSPA
- a CDS encoding cyclic peptide export ABC transporter, yielding MQYIQLLLKRSWQTIVVAVLLGLISGLCNARLISLVNQAVSQPTQPQALMPFFVLVVMTLGIGVLSQFILISLSQDAIYQLRLTLSRNILLSPLPHLERLGDHRLLAALTDDVRVLSRTVTVFPNLCVDLATIGGCLAYLAWLSGPMFVLLVLISLVAVWSIQATIRKAQALFAIARDEEDHLFKHFQAITRGTKELKLNRRRRDDFLNHTLETSIRGLRQKNSHAMKIFALSDGLGQLSLFVTLGVVLFIAPHFISTPLPLLATYALTITYLTMPFQNLLHRLPDLLRGQVSLRKIDHMRLALAHEQEIDTANPRSTQPVCHLELKQVTYHYHPEGEEHGFTLGPINLSFQPGQITYLIGGNGSGKSTLAKLMTGLYMPQTGSISLCGTPINDQNREWYRQHISAIFSDFFLFDRCLGLDQVNLDQDVRRYLKQLHLDHKVQVRDGQLSTTRLSQGQRKRLALLTAYLEDRPIYIFDEWAADQEPAFRELFYTEILVKLKEQGKTVVVITHDDRYFYLADQLIKLDYGRVTNAQVPLALTR